The following proteins are encoded in a genomic region of Desulfomicrobium escambiense DSM 10707:
- a CDS encoding transposase, with amino-acid sequence MVRKNSILSSSELKGLLEGEQDVLKELVRAVVQQTLEAEMDAALGASKGERTEGRLGYRSGYYGRTL; translated from the coding sequence ATGGTCAGGAAGAATTCTATTCTATCGTCGTCTGAACTGAAAGGGCTTCTTGAAGGCGAACAGGATGTTTTGAAGGAACTCGTGCGTGCGGTTGTCCAGCAAACGTTGGAGGCCGAGATGGACGCAGCCCTTGGAGCATCCAAGGGTGAGCGCACAGAGGGCCGTCTGGGCTATCGCAGCGGCTATTATGGCCGCACCCT
- a CDS encoding DUF748 domain-containing protein — MIPFLASWKFLKSWQKVLISIFSCLALYAAFGFFLLPPIVRYVLVEKVSPALHRSVDAREIRFNPFTLTADITGFTIAEKDDDGQFVAFDALHADLELSSLIRLAIVVRDLKLDGPRINIRLDGEGRTNFADLQGDTQETGSEKSAPLIVPLIIEPISIGNGTIIFEDQARGVTHVVDEINFLVPQFSSRKKDWTTFMTPTLSFRANGAPFNLEGKTIPFDDSLKTEFELNVMDLGLPQYWAYALANENLQLAKGTLSLENKLVFERHEDSLPTFSLQGTVTGRDIELTDNGEPVLSAASTEIVLDDISILNLELGLRSVSLESPFIKLVRKKDGSLNWMGYFTREPAPSNATAANGSVSPKAENATAGTEIAAAGMGNATQATANATAQAGNATAAETAQQPARTLLLQIPEVRLTDGRVLFRDETMPTPFTKEVQKLDVTVTDLSTAANATTQAAVRALTADGEEIGVEGSFSVSPIQAKARVEARNLDIPSYSPFFRDALPMTLAAAKADASVNLILDTASAAPRLENSRVEVRGLALKAKGDAGDVQLGKTALDGIFVDMAGREVRTGVLTLADASVTTGVDAAGRATLVAALAAPSTSAPTKPAGNAATSVAPAWKIASGGAAVSDVRLLLSGKKDAPIRVSALKVGPVNVDTAKTAVTVGPVDLSLNLDVVREKDGAIDLAKLFAPQESASGKPAPKSSSPAWSVAVEQFSLSGSGVSLTDQTLAQPSHLEVDQISVLTKNLSTDLAKAIPLTLSCRVEETGTIKASGDIVPSTMITKGTIDLSRIPLSVASAYVADAASVDIPSGRLGGKLNWRMGGKGKDQLSGSLRIDDLRVTEGRSKAEILGFKALDVSQLALQLSPLALSIREVELVEPRAGFVIDAQGRTTLDRIAPPSKKPAKTQPQKAEKSEGLTSLDIASFALKQGRFTFADQTLSPQFASVVSPVDLNVRGISLDPQKRAELELSAVVDGSAAVNASGWISPLKDPVQTNSTVTLRNLDLVGLSPYSAKFIAYPVAQGQLDWDMNVSTDGSNLAMRNAIKARRLELGDKVESPDAADVPVKLGLALLRDMSGNIAINLPVKGDLNDPQFSIGGIVMQAFLGLIVKAVASPFTLLASLVPEGAGDVSKLAFPAGLATPSEETTKGIQALADILKQRPGLSISIVGRADPVADRKAMADRQFRRKLQVIKYDDLSRKEREQTVPEELEITDEEYADLLWEAYKDEPVEKEKNAIGMHREVSREVQEAKLRELISVTDEDLVSLAASRAEFVKNQLVQVLGVEAGRVFMGGSGPQALSGGTEVTVEIKS, encoded by the coding sequence ATGATACCGTTTCTTGCTTCATGGAAATTTCTGAAGTCGTGGCAGAAAGTCCTGATTTCAATCTTCAGTTGCCTTGCATTGTACGCTGCGTTCGGTTTTTTTCTTCTCCCCCCGATTGTCCGATACGTTCTTGTGGAAAAGGTTTCCCCGGCACTGCACCGTTCTGTTGACGCTCGAGAAATCCGCTTCAATCCCTTCACGCTGACTGCCGACATCACGGGTTTCACCATCGCTGAAAAGGATGACGATGGCCAGTTCGTGGCCTTCGACGCCCTGCACGCCGACCTCGAGCTCAGCTCTCTGATTCGCCTGGCCATCGTCGTGCGCGACCTGAAACTGGACGGTCCGCGCATCAATATCCGCCTCGACGGGGAAGGCCGCACCAACTTCGCAGATCTGCAGGGCGACACGCAGGAGACAGGCTCCGAAAAATCCGCGCCCCTCATCGTGCCCCTGATCATCGAGCCCATCTCCATCGGCAACGGCACCATCATCTTCGAGGACCAGGCCCGGGGCGTGACGCATGTCGTCGATGAAATCAATTTCCTGGTGCCCCAGTTCTCCTCGCGCAAGAAGGACTGGACGACCTTCATGACCCCGACCCTGTCCTTCCGGGCCAACGGAGCTCCGTTCAACCTCGAAGGCAAGACCATCCCCTTCGACGATTCCCTGAAGACCGAGTTCGAACTGAACGTCATGGACCTCGGCCTGCCCCAGTACTGGGCGTACGCACTGGCCAACGAAAACCTCCAGTTGGCCAAGGGAACCTTGAGCCTCGAAAACAAGCTCGTCTTCGAGCGGCACGAGGACAGTTTGCCGACCTTTTCCCTGCAGGGCACCGTCACCGGGCGCGACATCGAACTGACGGACAACGGGGAACCCGTCCTCTCGGCGGCCAGCACGGAAATCGTCCTGGACGACATCTCCATCCTGAACCTTGAGCTCGGACTGCGCTCCGTCAGCCTGGAAAGCCCGTTCATCAAGCTCGTGCGCAAAAAGGACGGCAGCCTGAACTGGATGGGCTACTTCACCCGCGAGCCGGCCCCGTCAAACGCGACAGCGGCAAACGGCAGCGTGTCGCCGAAAGCGGAAAACGCCACCGCGGGAACCGAAATCGCGGCAGCCGGAATGGGGAACGCCACGCAAGCCACGGCCAACGCGACCGCGCAGGCGGGCAACGCCACTGCCGCCGAAACTGCGCAACAGCCAGCCAGGACTCTGCTCCTGCAGATTCCCGAAGTGCGGCTCACGGACGGCCGTGTCCTGTTCAGGGACGAGACCATGCCCACCCCCTTCACCAAGGAAGTGCAGAAGCTTGACGTGACCGTCACCGACCTGAGCACGGCCGCCAACGCGACCACCCAGGCGGCGGTGCGGGCCCTGACGGCCGACGGCGAGGAGATCGGCGTGGAAGGGTCCTTCTCCGTCTCACCCATTCAGGCCAAGGCCCGCGTCGAGGCGCGCAATCTCGACATCCCCTCCTACTCGCCCTTCTTCCGGGACGCCCTACCCATGACCCTGGCCGCGGCCAAGGCCGACGCTTCCGTAAACCTGATCCTGGACACCGCCAGCGCCGCCCCGCGCCTGGAAAATTCCAGGGTCGAGGTGCGCGGGCTGGCCCTCAAGGCCAAGGGCGACGCGGGCGACGTGCAACTCGGCAAGACGGCTTTGGACGGCATCTTCGTCGACATGGCCGGGCGCGAGGTCCGTACGGGCGTCCTCACCCTGGCCGACGCATCCGTAACCACGGGCGTGGACGCCGCAGGCCGCGCGACCCTCGTGGCCGCCCTGGCCGCGCCCTCGACATCGGCCCCGACCAAGCCGGCCGGCAACGCCGCGACGAGCGTTGCGCCGGCCTGGAAAATCGCGAGCGGCGGAGCGGCCGTGTCCGATGTCCGCCTGCTGCTGTCCGGAAAGAAGGATGCCCCGATCCGCGTTAGCGCCCTGAAGGTCGGCCCCGTGAACGTGGACACGGCAAAGACGGCCGTGACCGTCGGCCCAGTGGACCTGTCGCTGAACCTCGACGTCGTCCGCGAGAAGGACGGGGCCATCGACCTGGCCAAGCTTTTCGCCCCGCAGGAATCCGCCTCCGGCAAGCCTGCGCCCAAGAGCTCCTCCCCGGCCTGGAGCGTTGCCGTGGAACAGTTCTCCCTGTCCGGGTCCGGCGTCTCCCTCACGGACCAGACCCTTGCCCAACCCTCGCACTTGGAGGTGGACCAGATATCCGTCCTGACGAAAAACCTGTCCACGGACTTGGCCAAGGCCATCCCCCTGACCCTGTCCTGCCGCGTGGAGGAAACCGGGACCATCAAGGCGAGCGGCGACATCGTGCCCTCGACCATGATCACCAAAGGGACCATCGATCTCTCCCGCATCCCCCTGTCCGTGGCCTCGGCCTACGTGGCCGACGCAGCCTCGGTGGATATCCCGTCCGGACGGCTCGGCGGCAAGCTGAACTGGCGCATGGGCGGCAAGGGCAAGGACCAGCTCTCCGGCTCCCTGAGAATCGATGACCTTCGCGTCACGGAAGGCCGGTCGAAAGCGGAAATCCTCGGCTTCAAGGCCCTGGACGTCTCGCAACTCGCCCTGCAGCTCTCACCGCTGGCCCTGAGCATCCGGGAAGTGGAACTCGTGGAGCCGCGCGCAGGTTTCGTCATCGACGCCCAGGGCCGCACCACCCTGGACCGCATCGCGCCGCCTTCAAAGAAACCCGCCAAGACGCAGCCGCAGAAGGCGGAAAAGTCCGAAGGCCTCACGTCCCTGGACATCGCGAGCTTCGCGCTCAAACAGGGCCGCTTCACCTTCGCCGACCAGACTCTCTCGCCGCAGTTTGCCTCCGTCGTCTCCCCGGTGGACCTTAACGTGCGCGGCATCTCCCTCGACCCGCAGAAACGGGCGGAGCTCGAACTCTCCGCGGTCGTGGACGGCTCGGCGGCCGTCAACGCCTCCGGCTGGATCAGCCCCCTGAAGGACCCGGTTCAAACCAACAGCACCGTGACGCTGCGCAACCTCGACCTGGTCGGCCTCTCGCCCTACTCCGCGAAATTCATCGCCTACCCCGTGGCCCAGGGCCAGCTCGACTGGGACATGAATGTCAGCACCGACGGCAGTAACCTGGCCATGCGCAACGCCATCAAGGCCCGCCGGCTCGAACTCGGCGACAAGGTCGAATCGCCCGACGCGGCCGACGTGCCGGTCAAGCTGGGCCTGGCCCTGCTGCGGGACATGTCCGGCAACATCGCCATCAACCTCCCGGTCAAGGGCGACCTGAACGACCCGCAGTTCAGCATCGGCGGCATCGTCATGCAGGCTTTCCTGGGGCTTATCGTCAAGGCCGTGGCCTCGCCCTTCACCCTGCTGGCGAGCCTGGTGCCCGAGGGCGCGGGAGACGTGAGCAAGCTGGCCTTCCCTGCCGGGCTGGCCACCCCGTCCGAGGAAACCACGAAGGGAATACAGGCCCTGGCCGACATCCTGAAGCAGCGCCCGGGTCTGAGCATCTCCATCGTCGGGCGCGCCGACCCGGTGGCGGACCGGAAGGCCATGGCCGACAGACAATTCCGGCGCAAGCTGCAGGTCATCAAGTACGACGACCTGTCGCGCAAAGAGCGCGAGCAAACCGTGCCGGAGGAACTGGAGATCACGGACGAGGAGTATGCGGACCTGCTCTGGGAGGCCTACAAGGACGAACCCGTCGAGAAGGAGAAGAACGCCATCGGCATGCACAGGGAGGTTTCGCGCGAGGTGCAGGAAGCCAAGCTGCGCGAACTCATAAGCGTCACCGACGAGGATCTCGTCAGCCTGGCTGCGAGCCGCGCCGAATTCGTCAAGAACCAACTCGTACAGGTTCTCGGCGTGGAGGCCGGACGGGTGTTCATGGGCGGCTCCGGACCGCAGGCCCTGTCCGGCGGCACCGAGGTGACGGTGGAGATCAAAAGCTAG